The window GGCCGATCACCCCGGTGCCGCCGAGGACGAGCAGCGCACCACTCACCATCGAGGCGTCGAGTCCGGCGTCGATCGCGTACGGCCCGACGTAGGTGTAGACGACGTAGTGCCCGGCGAACAGGAGCAGGTCGGCGATCACGACGGACAGCAGGCCGGTGCGCGCCCAGGCCTTCGGGGACCCGATGTGCGGCGACGACGCACCGCTGACGGCGGGCAGGAACAGCAGTGCCACGGCGGCGAGCACGGCGGCGGCGACACCGATCGAGAACACGGCGGGACGCCAGCCGATGTGCTGCGCGACCCAGGTGGCGACGGGAACGCCGAGCACGAAGCCGAGCGAGCTGCCCGAGTACACGAACGCGATCGCCCGACCGGCCAGGCGCGGTGGCACGATCCGGGTGGCGTACGCCGAGGCGACCGAGAAGAACAACGCGTGCGCGACGCCGCCGACCACGCGACCCGCGCAGACGACGGCGAACGACGGTGCGAACGCGATCATCAGGTTCGAGACCGTGTAGCCGACGAGCGTCGACACGAGCACGGCCTTGCGGGGGAGTTTCGCGGTGAAGGCGGTGAGCGGTAGCGCCAGGAGCGCCACGGCCCCCGCGTACACGGTGACGACGATGCCCATGGTGGCCTCGGAGACGCCGAGGTCGGCGCTCATCGTGCCGAGCAACCCGACGGGCATGAGCTCGGTGGTGATGGCGAAGAACGTCGCCAGCCCGAGCACGGCGATGCCGACGATCGACTGGGTGGTGACGGTGATCGGCCGCGTGTTCGTCGACACGGCCGAGGTGGTGGTGTTGGTGGACACGCTGCTGACCTCCTCCGGGGCACGGGCGAGCGCGCAACGGTGCCGTTCGGGGGAACGACGGTGACCGGGGGGTCTGCGGGGCGCGCTCGCTGTGGATGTGGGTGATGTGGGTACGACTCCACGGCGAGTGCGCTCATCCAGTGTTGCACGATGGACCGCAGCCCGCGAGGGGGTCGGACGAGATTCTCGGAGCGCTCCAATACTCGGACCGCCGAGAAGCGGCGCCCGCTCAGTTCTCGTTCGTCACCCGCCCCTGCACCCCGCCGCCGCGCAGCGCGATCGTCAGCGTCCCGCTCATCGACTGCGCCGACATCGACACCGAGCCGTGCAGCGCCGCCTCGCGCGGGAAGCACGCCGTCGACGACTCGATCCGGTTCGCCGTCGCGACGAGGCAGATCGTCGACCGGTCGGTGCCGATCCCGGCCCACACGGCCCACGGCGTGTCGAACGAGCTGCCGTCGAGCGCCCGGTTCGTGAACACGAGCCGCGTGGAGTGCAGGCTCACCGGCGCCTCCACCGGCCCCGGCAGCTGGTCGGCGTAGGTCTGCGGGACGTCGAGCAGCTGCTCGAGCGTGACCGTGCCCGCCGTGGGCGTGACGCTCGGTGCCGCCGCCACGTCGCCACGCACGGGCCCGACGACGGTGCCGGCAGCGAACGCGACCCCGATGGCCGCCGCCGCGCCGAGCGCGACCCAGACGCGCGGCCGTCCCGTCCAGAGCAGCGTGCGCCACCCGGACCGTCGGGTCGGTTCGACCGGGAGGCCCGGCTCAGCCCCGCCGTCACCACTCGCGTCGTCGACACGCTCGGGTTCCCGGGCTTCGGTCGCCGCCCACGGTCCGGCCGACGTCCGCAGGGACGGCTCCGGCTCGGCAGCAGCCGTCGGGCGCTCCGGGGCCGACCGCTCCGGCGAGGGCACGGGCGGTGGAGCCGACCGTTCGGGGGACGCGACCTGCGCGCTGGCGGGGGCCGTGCCTCCCGACCGCTCGCCCGACCCCGAGGCGGCGGCGACACCCGCGACCGCCCGCCGACCACCGGACCGCCGCCCGCTCGCCAGGTCCTGCAGCGCGATCCGGGCGCGCGCCGCGTCGGCGGGGCTCGATCCCGCTCCCCAGGCGACGGCCTCGAGCCGTGCCCGTTCCGCTGCCACGTCGTCGTGGGCCATGCGCACTCCCGATCTGCCGGTCGCGTGGACTCCCTTCATCGTGGCACTGCGCGGACGGCGGCGCGCACCCAGAACGAGGGGAGTAGGCGTGACCCATGAGCACCGAACCCGAACCGCGGCACGACGCCGACCCGGAGACCCTCGAGCCGCTGAGCCACGACACCCAGTCGGGCGAGGCCGACTACGTCGCGACGAGTCCCGGCGGGACCGGCACGGAGCGCCACGTGCCGACCGCCGACGAGGAACAAGGTCGCGGCACCGAGTACGACCCGGTCGACCAGGGGCCGCAGCAGGAGGGCCAGGGCGGCTGACGCCGGGCCCGACGCCGCGCGCCCGCGCTACCGGATCACCCGGCGCAACACCGCGCGCTCGCCCGCCGTCCACGCGGCGCTCGTCACGACGTACAGCGCGGCGGCGAGCGGCGCGATCGCGGCGAACCCGACCGTGATGAACGGTGCGAACCGCCCGATCGCCGCGGTGGCGGTGGCACCGGGCACCTGCGCGCCGGGCTCCGGCGTGGGTAGCGGGTTCCAACGCAGGTTCGCCCGACGGCTGAGCTCCACCACGACGGCGAGCACGACGAGCAACAGCACCACGACCCAGGCGTGCACCCAGAGCGGCGACGTCAGCGTGACGACGAGCGAGTGCCCGAGCGGAATGCCGACCAGGGTGGCCTCGAGCAGGGCGTTGGCCGTGCCGCCGATCGACGCGTGCGTGAACAGGGCGTAGACGAAGGACAGCACCGGAGCCTGCGCGAGGACGGGCAGGCAGCCGGCGAGGGGTGAGACCTTCTCGTTCGTGTAGAGCTGCTGGACGGCCCGCTGCAGCTGCTCGGCGTTCTTCCCGTGGCGCTTCCGCAGCGCGGCGAGCTGCGGCGCGAGCCGACGCCGGTCGCGCTCCGCTCGCACCTGCAGGACGGACAACGGGACGAGCACGGCTCGGACGGCGAGGGTGAGCAGGACGACGGCGATCGCCGCGGCGAACGAGCCGGCGACGGGGGAGAGCGCCGCGGTCAGGGCGGCGACGAGGTCCGCGCCGCCGTGCAGCAGCGGGCCGACGAGGGGCAGGGTGGACAGGTCCATGACGGTTCCGATCGGTGGTGGTGCAGAGCAGGGGTCGCGACGGGCCCGGCCACCGATGGGTGGTCAGGCCGGGGCGACGACTCCCGGAGCACGCGATCGGACGTGCCCGTCGGCATCGGGGTGGCTCCACGCGATGCGCGTCACCAGGTCGGGGACCGCGTCGCGCTCGACGACCGTCGTGCCGAGTCCGAGCACCGCGGCGAGCACCGTGGCGAGCACCTGTGCGACGAGCACCGCCACGGCGACGGCCGTCAGACCGAGCGCGGCGACCGCCAGGAGCGGCAGGACACCGCCCGCGGGGTCGCCGACTGCCGGCGCACCGAGCACGAGCGCGGCGGCGGCGCGGAGGACCAGCAGGGCGACGGTCATGGTCGGTTCAGCGTAACGCCCGCGTGCCGCCACGGACAGGACGGGAGCACGGGAGAGGATCGGCGCATGACCGCAGGTTCGCCGAGCACCCCAGCGACCGTCGCGCTCGACCGAGCCGGGGTGTCGTACACGCCGCACGTGTACGACCACCACGAGAGCGCCACGAACTTCGGCGAGGAGGCCGCCGCCGCCCTGGGACTCCGCGAGGAGCAGGTCTTCAAGACCCTGGTGGTGTCGGTCGACGGCGCACTGGCGGTGGCGATCGTGCCGGTGGCGAACCGGCTCGACCTCAAGGCCATCGCCGCGGCCGTCGGCGGGAAGAAGGCGACGCTGGCCGACCCGGCCCTCGCCGAGAAGCGCACCGGGTACGTCGTCGGCGGGATC of the Curtobacterium sp. TC1 genome contains:
- a CDS encoding DUF6412 domain-containing protein; amino-acid sequence: MTVALLVLRAAAALVLGAPAVGDPAGGVLPLLAVAALGLTAVAVAVLVAQVLATVLAAVLGLGTTVVERDAVPDLVTRIAWSHPDADGHVRSRAPGVVAPA
- a CDS encoding YidC/Oxa1 family membrane protein insertase, encoding MDLSTLPLVGPLLHGGADLVAALTAALSPVAGSFAAAIAVVLLTLAVRAVLVPLSVLQVRAERDRRRLAPQLAALRKRHGKNAEQLQRAVQQLYTNEKVSPLAGCLPVLAQAPVLSFVYALFTHASIGGTANALLEATLVGIPLGHSLVVTLTSPLWVHAWVVVLLLVVLAVVVELSRRANLRWNPLPTPEPGAQVPGATATAAIGRFAPFITVGFAAIAPLAAALYVVTSAAWTAGERAVLRRVIR
- a CDS encoding MFS transporter, which gives rise to MSTNTTTSAVSTNTRPITVTTQSIVGIAVLGLATFFAITTELMPVGLLGTMSADLGVSEATMGIVVTVYAGAVALLALPLTAFTAKLPRKAVLVSTLVGYTVSNLMIAFAPSFAVVCAGRVVGGVAHALFFSVASAYATRIVPPRLAGRAIAFVYSGSSLGFVLGVPVATWVAQHIGWRPAVFSIGVAAAVLAAVALLFLPAVSGASSPHIGSPKAWARTGLLSVVIADLLLFAGHYVVYTYVGPYAIDAGLDASMVSGALLVLGGTGVIGLWLAGMFVDRAPRQTLIAAVAVMAAAFAAMPFVHGSLVGTMVVAGVWMAANGTTGTLFMAAAIRSGGVSPDIAGALINGASNIGIAGGAAIGGQALGIVGLQYLPFAGGAVLLGSLGVVVLARRGFPVHSVGQEHLSTSSIEAITSSLAVVTTSVPVVGRAIQTLTGSVATVTGSHRTHRTQ
- the ybaK gene encoding Cys-tRNA(Pro) deacylase, whose translation is MTAGSPSTPATVALDRAGVSYTPHVYDHHESATNFGEEAAAALGLREEQVFKTLVVSVDGALAVAIVPVANRLDLKAIAAAVGGKKATLADPALAEKRTGYVVGGISPVGQKSRIRTVLDESALAYDSIFVSGGRRGFDIEVAPADLARVTDAVSAAIART